ACTCATGACATATCAGTGACTTCAGGATTCAGTGTAGCATATTCGTACACTACACCGCTTTCGACCAACACTTCGGTGTTAGGTACAGTTAGAATGCTCAGTATAACTTAGAGCGGGAAACCTGCAACAAAGtttcatgatacttcaatcataggGGCGGATATCTCGCTACCGCTGACTGAAACTATGGTTATCAGTCAACCTGATCAACATCCGCCGAGGCGCCGAGGTTACTCCAGTAGAACCCGATACCGGTGACGTTAATTTCGGAAATTGATTTGACACAagaaaacttgtctagtgtaacaactagcatgCGGAATTAAACTATTCTAGTGTAATAGCTAGTTCGAATTTTTCAAAATCTCAAATGTTTTCTCAAGGTCCTACTTTCTCGAGGGATCAAAATTTTTACTACCACGCCGGTGATCGTCTccataccaccaccaccaacaattaCCCTAAAACCTGTCCACACGACAACTCACACACCTACATCGACATCAACAACTACtggttcatcatcatcaattatatCTGAATTATCATTTAGAGACATAGAGGAAGTGTATCTTGCACGAACATTGCTCCGAAGTATAACACAAGTTCTGGATTCGGTGAGATTTGCTGCTCTGCCTGTTCTGCAAAAAGCCTGAGAAAGATATCCTCTAATCACATGTAGATCGCCGTTGAGTCCTCAACAACATGAACATGACGATTATGATCCTGAGAATAGTCATGAAGGGCATAAAAGGTCAACAAAGGGTATGAATGCTACATGGGGGAATGGTACTACTTCAAGTGTAAATGAGATTGTAGGTCCGTCCAATGTGTCAAATGGTGATGATGGTCAATATGATGAGGATCTAGACCTCAGAATAACGTATCTACAAgaagttgatgaagatgatggttttGTATGCTTGAAAACGTTAATGTATCTTGATGATATTCCGTCTGATGCTGAAATTATTCAAAATGAGAATGAGGCAATGGAGGATAATGCACCAATTATTGAAGAGTGGGAATCATCTGATGAAGATAATGAGAGTCATCATGCTGAGACTtcaattgatgatgatgttatagaaCATTTAGATGAAGAAGCAGCAAATACATCAGATCCTTCTGCAACAGGTGCTACTTTTACAACAAATCCTTCCACAACCTCATAATCTAGTCATATATCAGATCCAAGTACTTCGGAATCAAATGTTAATTCAAGATACAAGTTTAATCATGGGATATTCTTTAAAAACAAAGAAGAGAGATTAAAACGAGGAGTTGAACAGAAATTTGCTAACTTGCCGAGATACATTCATTGAGGAAATGACATATAAAATTTTCCATTCTAATAAGGGAATTCCAAGAATTGAACGATTCACTTACGTCGGTTCATATCTTCTTCCCTGCACATCTTAAGAAAGCAGAATATCAATGGATGTGGAGAGTGTATaagaaaagtaataataatgaattATGGTTACAACAAATACATCAGATCAAATCTATTGAAAGTGTAACCATGCTGTGACTAGTAAGGGAAGTCATACCTCAATTTCAAGTCATTCACAAAGACAACAATGAGTATATTTTTAGAGGCTGATTATCCCGATCTAAACATGATTGATATCATTTACATCTACAACTATCTCAGTAATTAAACAGAAAGAACATTACCATATACATAGGCGATAGAAGGTGTGAAGCGATACATATATGAAGCTATTGAACTGATGAGAtgagaagattttcaaataggaaTTGAAGCTCAAAGAAAGAAATTGTGTATCACTTGTCCAAACCAATCGATAATAGATCTTGAGGAAATGGTTCTATCTTCAACAAAGATAGATCCCGAGGGTTACAAAAGGAAATTTTTTCATCTGAATTGATGAACCTCAAAAATATTCTGATGGAACCCTCAAGTTGGCATTAAGATATTTCAAGTATAGACAAAGCATACTTGAAAGCagccaacgaagcattgcttcaacgaCATCTCCTTCACCTTGTGTGTTGGGGCTGGaggttaggtcatgggttcgagcctcgctctgTCTATCCTATTAATTAATTTGCATAAAATATGGATATCCAAATTGACCCCAGGGGGTTTTCGCCCGGATCCATTCTGGATTCAAACCCGGTcatcctgcccctcgggatggttaaaggatcgggttcctgtaatGCGATTTGGGTTTCCTCCCtaacgtgtgtgtgtgcaaatgatgagtgtcgttgaaataaatgatacactgatgcaTAGCGTGACGTTCAAAAAATAGTATAGACAAAGCAAACTTGAAGATCTATATGAAAAGGCGATGTTTGAAGGAATTATCAAACACATTCGAGATCAACTCAATCTTCAAGTTTACGCAAGATACTTCGAGATCTTTCGTGGTTTAAGGAAGCGAAGGAagttcaaagaaatggatgaaaaTCCAAATTTTCTCGGTGATCTTAGAAGAGAGTGACGTCCATTGAAAATGTTTGAAAGTCACTCAAGGACCATTAAAAACGATCAGGAGTATTTTCTTTCACAATTAACACTAAtggggagattgttagaaccccaAGTTTTAGTTTTGTAGTGTAAATTGTGAGACACACTTAATGTAAAGTGGATATAGATGAGGACTACATAGACCATCTAAGTGTCCTAGTCAATTAGTCATTGTACTCCAactgagtttaagaagctgtgaAATTTATTCGTTTTCTCTATATCTGCTTTACTTGCTTCTGTCTGCTTTATCTGTCCGTGTTTGTTCTACACTTACCAATCCTTTGATCTTCTAAACATGTGAAAAAAGTTTAAGAAAAAGGTTCATTTTGCAGGAATTAGAATTCAAGAACGTATTTTAAAACTTATTTTACAATAAAAACATCAAAATAATAAGATTTATAGGTGTCTGTCGTATAAGTTTATATGTACAAAACACTATATTcacttttcacacacacacactaatatatatatatatatatatatatatatatatatatatatatatatatatatatatatatagttatttatgaCTTTATTAATATAGAAGATGATGCTGAGATGGAATCTAGAGGTCCCAATCCTAGAATGATACAGAGTAGTTTTTGGTGAACTTCCACCTGGTTTGTTCAGAAAGAAATGTTAATTTATTTGCTGCAGCCTAAGTTTGAGTTAACTAGGGGTGTTTAAAATTGAATATCTGAAATTTCGTATAGTGATTtcgaatccgaatatgaaatttcgGAGATCCAAAATTTGGATATCCAAAATTTCATaatcggatatcggattatccgaatacccaaattttatatataatattggaTTTTCGGATATATGATTTCGAATATTTgtatatattttcggatattcatATATGTTTTCGGATATATAATTACGGATATTCAGATATATCTTGAATATTTGGATATAATTTCGGATATTCGGACAttcgaaaattttgaaaaatgtatCCCATATCCGAATCTGAAAAATCGGATGTCCGATTTTCGGATGTCCGAAAaattggatatccgatttttcggatataaTTGGATCGGAATTTGATTTTTTcagatttcggattcggatattttgaacaccTCTAGAGTTAACTAGTTGGGTTATTGGAACGGATATTATATCACTGTATGAGGGAAAAAATAAAAAACTAAAAGACATGCATAAAAACTATTCACAACAAAGATTTGAACATAAATTCAGAATATCTATATTTATCAAAATCTATACCTATATTCAATTCTATATGGAAaattaaagaaagaaaaaaagaaatgGAGAAATTTAACACTCAATCAATATTTGACACCTCAtatctagggatggcaatggatcggatatggatcgggtgaggccatatccatatccatatccatttagtttttgttcatccatatctgtatcatatccatttaaatttagttcatccatccgtatccatatccattggaTAAagtgggttaatggatatccattggatatttaaaaaatgttataatattttcctATATGCAATGAAAACAAAAACGTAATAtaacaaatattaatataatatgatATAAAAAAATTATTCCATCACAATGCGTAATCTTTTATCGAAAAGTGAACACAATTTGTTAAAATTACTTATTAAACATAGATGACGACAAATTTAATTGGTAATCGGTAtgtttattaagatagatatacatgttttattgtgaGTATTCTTAGTAAATTTATTATATGGTTGCAAACAACATATATGTGTAATTGTAAAGGCATTTGTAATAGTTATTGTAcatgcatatatctatatttatgtatttgtatatgcatTTCGGGTGTAAATGGATGTATCCATGGGTGAAATTttttatccgtatccatatccatttaggttcatccatatccgtatccatatccatttaagatCATCCATATCCGCTTTAAGCGGATCATTGCCATCCCTACTGTCATATCacctcatttatttatttttttcactcGACTAGTAATTATATAATTTAACATCAATCGTAATACATCCTTCAAATTTGACATCCGTCACAGTAAAATTCTTCTATCTCTCCCAATAAGTGATTCAACGTAACCACTAAAAACGATCCGggtaacaaaaggtaacaagttatCCATTATCCATTATTTATCCAAGTATATGATAACAAATGAAATATATCAAATCTGCTTCATCAAAATAATTCAGGcgggaaaataaaataaaataaaataaaataattacatcGAGCGACAGTAGTCGGAATTAGCGAAAATGAAGAGAAAGCTGTCATCGGAAAATGAGCTCCGGAGCTTACTCTACGCCGTTAAAGCTTCAGATgtaacctcctttcaacttcaatTCTTAATTTCTAACTAAACATTTCGCCCTAATTTACGTTACTTGTTCGGTGAGGCTTTGTTGTTTCAATATTTATCCAACGATTTATTGTTGATTGATAGAACCTATTATCAGAAGTGACTCTATCTTGAACTTCATTTCGTATCTAGCGATGATAATTACATGTGCTATTTTAAATTTGTTGAATAAAAACCCTAGAGACGATTGTTTAAATATATGTTAGGGTTAATTGCTGGTGTGTTTTTACTGATAAAACTGCTCTTGCAATAATTAATATGATCTTGTATTTTGTTTAATGTATAAATATCAGTAGTAGTTTGTGTTCTTAATTTCAAGTTGGGCGTTTAATTCTGCAGGTGGTCGAGAGCCGTACTCAACTGATATCTGAACTCGGTGAGTTAGATGTTACTGATGAAAATCATCGCGCGTCTATCCTGGAATGTCTAACAGTATCCTGCTCACTATATCTTTTgtgtgtttgttttttttttttttttataaaatttattatgtTTGCGTATTTGATAATAATATACGGAGTATGATATACGATTGACTTTGTTCAGTCATGAATAATATTGCCTTTACATTGTGTTTCTGTTAAAGTATCATGACTTGAATCGCCACTACCATTTTTGGCGAATAACATTATGAAATACAGGAATAGGCTGTTTGTATGGCTGAGTAATTGATAGATTGGATGCTTATTTTCAAACATGTTACCAGTTTTGAAAAGCTATATCATGGCAGTATTTTGTTCTCCACTGAAATTTAATGTTATCTTGTTGTTAGTAATGAGGTCCCTTATTTTAAAGAACATTCCAACTGATTTGTAGACTTAATTTGTGAGTAATTATGTGCGTATTGTTAGCATTCGTCTCTGGATGTAAGATACATTAACGGTCATATGTTTGCAACCGGCTAATTAGCTTCTTATATACATCCTATCTCTATACCAATTTTCTGGGATGACCAGACCTTCATGCATTAAATTGCCTTGCCTTGCCTTTTATGATTGTAGACATTATTAACCCTAAAATCTTCTCTTGCTTTCGCCACCTGTCCTGTTTCCCCTACCTCGAGCAACAAATCTAACAAGAACGATTGTTGAGCTTCTGTAGTTCTTCATTCAATGTTTTGCATTTTTATATTGTCACCTTAACATTAGATAGACATTCTGGGAAGACTTCACATGTCTGGATATATCCCAGTGTATGTTAAACAAGACTATATTGCAAGTGGCTACAACTTACCTAGAATCGGATATATCGAAATGCCTTGGTCAATTGCTTGCTTTAGGAACCGAGGTACAAAGTTCTTTGCTCATGTGTCGATTTCATCGAACAGTTGATCTGATCACTGTACTGACTAAGCTGCTTTATAAATTTATTCAAGGCAAGCATATGGTGTAGAAAACACATGAAGATGACACTTATGTCCACAGATGATTCTCAAGATGAAGAGCattatggcctctttttccaggtacattatataatatatgtgTGACATCAATTTCTCTTGCGAGATTAAAATATTTCCTGCTTGTTTAATGTTCAGTCTTCTACTGGACACAATATGAACATAATGAGCCAAATTTCATCCTTATTCATTTAGTGATGTTTGATCTTAACCTTGGTGACATCATTTCACTTGTCTTAATAATGCTATTAAAGTTCCATGAGAAAACTGACTTTTATTTTCAGGTGCTCTTGGATATGTTAAGACATTCGGCTGCTGTTGTATCCGCTTTGGCAAGGCATCCGGTTTCAACAGGAAAGGAATTAATGTCCATAATTGAAACATCAATATTGGAACTTTTATCTCTGACAAAAGATTCAATATTAGAAGCTCAGGTGATCACTTTCACATGTTTATCGTACAATTATCCTTCAAGTGATATTCATCATATTGGAACTTTTCGCTTTAGGAAGCAGGGGTGCTTACCTTGTGCCATTAACAATACATCGTTTCGACATCATGTTACTCTCTCTTTTTCTTTTTATCGTGTTGTCTAATCTAAGAAAAATCCAACAACGTAATGAGAtttaagttaatatatattttacatGTCTGAAATGTATCATGAAATAGTTACTATTCTTTTACTAATTAGGCATTTTAGTTGTACATACATATACACCTAGTTTTAGTTGTAGTATTGAATCTGAGTATCTATTATCGCACACATGTATTCCCTATACTTATGACCTTGCAGCACAGTTTTATTGTacagttaatttagttatttaggAAAGCTTAGATTATAAACTATCCTAGGTTGGAAAAGTCGTGAGACGGGTACGAGTCGGTCGGAACTTTGAAACGACTAGTCGGTCGAGTCGGACGTTGACTAAAGTTGACTTTTAGTAATACACATAAGTATTTCAATATTTCAATTAGGGCACAAAATCTgagtataaaaatattaaaattttgacccaactttgaccaaccgtgatTTTGACCGACTCAGACCGACTTTGACCTGACTTCTTAGCGTTGAGTGTCTAATTAGATGTTTTTGGGCGAAACGGGACCGGCTAGTCACAAAACCAACTAGTCAGTCGAGACGGCCGTCGTTTACAATGCTGAAACTATCCTATGACGGCTATCAATCTTTCCTCGGATGAACCAGATCTTCCATTTCAAATCAAGATTCTCTGACTTTCAATGTTTAATCCATTATCGAGATATATGTTAATATTGTCTTTAACCATTGTGGCAGAGAATTCAAACAGTTGGTTCAGAAGTACTAAAGGCATCACAAGTGGTCCTTGATGCTGTTATATGTCTATGCAAAGCATATTGCAACAATGTGAAGTTGGATAATGATGCTAGAACTGAAATCGATGTGAACGAGTCAACTGATGTGACTCACGTTATCAGTATAATAAAGTGTACTGTTGAAAATTTGGTTGATTTGGGCGTCCTTGCTGCTAATGCTGGCGGAAATCATGTAACAGTACTAAATTTGTCCTGGAAAGGAGTTGTTACATTGCTACAGCTATGCAAGAAGGATCTGGCACTAAAGATAAACATAGCAGATATTATCTTGTCTCTTTTATCATTGGCTAAAGGATCTTTGAGCTGtgcaagtcaaacttggtcaacattgaTGGAACCAGTCTCTGTAGCTGAAACTAAAAGAATCTGCATTCCAGTTAAGTTTTACTTAATTAATGCTGCAAGAATAATCTCCCACTACCCATCTCAAGCTTTTTCGATTTTCAAAGATATAACACTGTGCATCCTTACGATCTTAACCTTTCGGATCCTTTTGAGTAAAGAAGAGGTCCTTAAATCTGCGAGTGAAGCTCTTGCAGAACTTCTTGAGCCAACTTCAGTTCATCTCCTTAATTCTTTGTTAAATTCGGCCCAGTTGGAACGTGAGCATAAATGCCAAATTCTTGATTGGTTGTTTAGTGAAATTAATATGACAACTTTATTCCCTGCCATTGACAAATCAACAAATGCAATATTTTCTTTGACCTGTGCTTCAATGCATGGGTCAAAGTTACTGTTACTTGGTCAAGTTGCGTTATTTGTTAATCTTCTAAAAGGTGGTCCTGATCTGGACGATGATGTGAATCTTGAGATTGCTAAAAAGATGGAATGGCTTTTGAATATTTTAATCGACGAAGACGTATATTCATCTATTCTTGCCTTGCCAGTCCCTCTATTACATGGTTCTGCTCATCAGAATATGTTTTCTTCTATTATACACGCAATGAAGACCTTTGTACTTGTAGTTTCTCCGACTCCGATTTGGGTACAAGTCGAGTCGTTTTTGCTTGAAAATTTCTTCCATCCACACCATCTTTGTTGGGAGATTATTATGCAACTTTGGTGCTTTATAATTCGCCATGCCGAATCAGACATGGGTAATGAGATCATCGATACACTGTGTACCTTATTGAAAGCCACATCTTCTTGGGAATCGGTTCTCGATAACAGTAGTGTTCTTCGTAAACTTTCTAGATCAATCTGCATGCTCGTGAAGCAGGGTTCGCAACCAATGGCAGATAGAGTTTTCAATTTCGTCATCAATAGTAATGTATCCAAGTCATCGTCTGCTATGTATATAGCATTGCTGATGGAGGGTTTCCCGTTAAATGCTCTTTCTGATAACGTCAGAAGTGTTGCTAAACAAAGATTAATTACAGAATATTTTTGCTTTCTGGATGTATTTGATGCTGACTCATCACGTCAAACTGGAAATGGACTGTTTGGGGCACCCATTTTTGCGTTGTCTGCCGCTCTGGAGTCTCAGTGAGTAACATTACATTCTAATCTGTTTCTCTGGAGTAAGCTTTATCTCACATTATATGGTCTAATTGCAACTTCTTTAAAAGCTGTATTCTGCAAAATATAGTtacaattttacaaaaatatattttCGATAAATTGTAAACTTCGGatcaaaacgtgtaagttggcagggacacgctaagcctgtgtgccgtagcacccaccaatcccaccccgaaagagacctgtgccggcaaagtacctcctcccaggtaccacagtgacggcaaggcgatttttaccccagctagctagacccccgaaacacttcacaaatttccccccggagggagaaataattccatgcggggcgcccagactgagaatcgaacttgcgcctttcttcggatcaaagcttcccccactgtgggcccagggatcaaaggcatcgggtaccactgagctataagctCGTTGGTATAAATTGTAAACTTGACGCTGGTTAGGGGTGTGCATGATACGGGAAAAAACCGAAAAAACTGAGGACCGGACCGAACCGGACTGGAACCGAACCGGACCGAGGAGTTTCGGTACCGTCCGTGGTCCTTAATTTTCATATTTTTCGGTCCTCGGTACGGGACGGACCGAACCCGAAAATACAGGAAATGGACCGGACcgaaatatttacatatattttaTTATGTAGATCTAATTTTTCACTTTATCTTGCTCCTTTTAACAAACAATTGATGAATCTTTATGCCTATAATCTAAATAATAAACGAGTTTAGTGTTGTTCGTGAATTTTTTTAATAGTTAATACTTTTAAATAATCAATACTTATGTACACTGTGAAGTAGCTAATGTGGAAATGTTTAGCGTAGCTACCTAATGTTAGTATGTTATACAGAGTAGCTTATTGATTTTATAATGCTAATTGAACATGGTAGTGGGTAGGCATGCATGTTGGCATGTTTACAGTCTTAGTACAGTGTACATATTTATATGAATACTAGAATGTTGTGTTAACttttgagaaaaaaaaaaaaaaaaaaaaagaaaaaaaaaactttccAAGAGTCATGTTCCTAGTCATAAAAAGTGGAAAGTGTATTAAAGCCTTCAACCAAATTTTTTTATATGTATGATGTGTTTTATGTACTCTGTAGTTCATTCAACACATATAAATAAAGAGGTACAACAAATTTATTAGTCATATTAGTTTGTAAAAATGTTGTATCCAAATCATCATTAGATATAAAACTTAGTGGGACGGTTCTTTTCACGGAACCGAACCGAAAATCAtggaaccgaaccgaaccgaaattATTTGGTATGGTTCTCGGTACGACTTCCTTCAATAGATTGGGACTCGGGACGGAACCGAACCAAAGTAGTTTGGGACGGAACCGTACCATGCACAGGCCTAACGCTGGTGACTACATATTTGTCTTAGATGGAACGGCCATTTTCAGCAAAACAGATTGTCCATAGAAAATTCTGAAAGATTGTTTCGTTTCACTAGAAAACAGTTGAAAGTTGGTTACCCTATATATTTTAATTTCTTGCTGTTTAACTTGATTATGAATTTTATGTATCTTTTTGCGAGTGAGAAGATTATATACTTGACGAATGTTGGTTACTCCGCAGATAGACCTTTATTTATTATTCTGTTACTCTTGATTACCTCTTGATTTATATTTCCTTTCTCCTGTATTTTGTAGTCAGGTGAGCATATCAGACACAGAACTGAAAACAATAAAGCTATTACTTGCCATCATCCACAAATACAGCACAACTACTGAAAGTTCAAAGGCCCAATATCGTAAGCTTCTTGCTGAAAGTCTAGGGATCATCTCTACCATGAAGCATTTATATACATCTGATGAAATGGAAAGAGTAATTTTGGCGCTTCAAAATCTCTTTCTTTCAAATTCTGTCCTACAGGATGCTGGATTATTAAAATGCAAAGCAAATTTAGCTGCTTTTGTGGCGGGATTTGGCCACATCGAATTCGAAGAAACTGATAATACGAAGGTTTCAGCTTCATGGCAATTGTTTCACATGTTACTAAAAGAACGACACTGGGCTTTAGCTCATCTTGCAATGACAGCATTTGGGTATTTTTCTGCACGTACCAGTTGCAATGAGTTGTGGAGGTTTGTACCACAAGATGCAGCACTTTCGTTTGATTTAGTGTCTGGAAATGATGTAGACGAGGACATGTTTATGTCGGagtttaaggtattctttgaaaaggAAGCGGCTAATGTCAAAACTACCCCTGATGCAAACGAGCTTGCAGTGCTTTTTAAAGAAGGTTTAATGCTTAAAGAAATGGTCGAAAAGATGATAACGATTGATGATGATGTCATGGAGATTGATGATGATACAAGACAAACCAATAAGAGGAGGAAAATTCCGGAAGGAATAAGTGAAGGAGTTTCGTTGTTGCAGAATGGGTTGAGGGTAATTGCTGATGGCATTACTTTATGGAAGCAAAGTCAATTAGATTATTCTGATCTTCATGGTGACTTCTTGACCCAATTTTCCCAACTTGAAGATGCAGTGGGACACATGGCTGCAAGCGTTTTTCAAAATGAGTAAGTTTTATCTCCCCTTGCTTAGAAGCTCATAATATTTGCTTGACAAATTCAGGAGACTTATTGTATAGCGCCGATAACAGAAATTTATAATAAATctgatctttattattattaatcatctaGTTTCTTTACCATTTGACTTACGTTTCTTGTTTTGGTAAGTGCTCATCTACTTAGAACCGCAAATCTCACTATTTGGGGAGTAgtggactttttagggagtactcggcaaTTCTGGAGTACTCGGATATTGataaagtttgactttgactgattttgactgattttgaccgatTTTCGAAGTAATTTTGAGTTTTGGCCGAGTTTTGACCGATTTTGTGAGTAATCCCAAGTTCTGGCCAATTTTGAACGATTTTTTTACCGAGTTTTGATCAAGTCTTGACCAAGTTTGCGAGAGTTTCATTACTcggcttggagttctccaaaaacgAGCACTCTGCAAGTAATTCCAACTTCCACGTAGAGATGCACAGACCTGGGTTCAGTCTAACGTTAACCTGATAAGGCCCAGTCCTAAGACGAATTGAAACTCTAAGTTACATATGGGTTCTCTGTATTTGTTCGAAAGGACTTGCTCCCAGGCTGCTTGAGTATTGGCTTTTAGTATGCTGTCTTTAAGATACAACATCCTACCACAATCTATGAATACTAGGTCTACTTTATTTGTAGGAAAGCAGTGTGTTGTGAACAGtaggggaaaaaaaaaaaaaaaaaaaaaaaaaagcttgtaTCCTATAAGAAAACTTATAACTTAGAAGATCCTGAATATAGCCTATAAATCATCTTTATGCATTTGTAACATGCCATTATGTATGGTAAGACTTATGGTGGTTACTACTAAGGACGACATCATACCATGGGAGATGACGAAATATTACACTTAAAGCCGACAAAATTAGTTTAATTATGCTTAATATGCTTTGAGATTTTTATTTATGTGAAATCTATGTAAAAGGCACGGTACTAGAAAAGGGTAGATCTTAGATTCTAAGATCATATATATAAAAGGTAAATTATTTGGAGAAAACTTCAATAAAAAAAAAGTATGTATCTTTGTTTGAGATAAGCTAAGGTATTGGAGAattttatttttattctttttaaatctttgaaaaagtaaaataacgttaaattgTTTGTTATAGAGGTATAATTACAAGCTAAATCACATTAGCAGATCATAT
The window above is part of the Rutidosis leptorrhynchoides isolate AG116_Rl617_1_P2 chromosome 1, CSIRO_AGI_Rlap_v1, whole genome shotgun sequence genome. Proteins encoded here:
- the LOC139897128 gene encoding uncharacterized protein, with the translated sequence MEPVSVAETKRICIPVKFYLINAARIISHYPSQAFSIFKDITLCILTILTFRILLSKEEVLKSASEALAELLEPTSVHLLNSLLNSAQLEREHKCQILDWLFSEINMTTLFPAIDKSTNAIFSLTCASMHGSKLLLLGQVALFVNLLKGGPDLDDDVNLEIAKKMEWLLNILIDEDVYSSILALPVPLLHGSAHQNMFSSIIHAMKTFVLVVSPTPIWVQVESFLLENFFHPHHLCWEIIMQLWCFIIRHAESDMGNEIIDTLCTLLKATSSWESVLDNSSVLRKLSRSICMLVKQGSQPMADRVFNFVINSNVSKSSSAMYIALLMEGFPLNALSDNVRSVAKQRLITEYFCFLDVFDADSSRQTGNGLFGAPIFALSAALESHQVSISDTELKTIKLLLAIIHKYSTTTESSKAQYRKLLAESLGIISTMKHLYTSDEMERVILALQNLFLSNSVLQDAGLLKCKANLAAFVAGFGHIEFEETDNTKVSASWQLFHMLLKERHWALAHLAMTAFGYFSARTSCNELWRFVPQDAALSFDLVSGNDVDEDMFMSEFKVFFEKEAANVKTTPDANELAVLFKEGLMLKEMVEKMITIDDDVMEIDDDTRQTNKRRKIPEGISEGVSLLQNGLRVIADGITLWKQSQLDYSDLHGDFLTQFSQLEDAVGHMAASVFQNE